One genomic window of Thalassolituus hydrocarboniclasticus includes the following:
- a CDS encoding response regulator has translation MTTRYKAVVLSKTSDEQLGDLLDEKYHLLQADSPVQTLQLAQEHDLKLILIDGNSIADDDVIGICRELKDNSELPVVVLGHEETLQHKLDAYDAGCDDYLSPSMMFELKARIDRVLFNKIANDQLKMQLKQANEMAFIAMSDTSDLGVNIQFLLDVNRCNNIDELGMRLFQALQSYGINCSLQMRSRYGVKNMEANGMAKDMESVLMSECKDKGRYVDFGRRSIMNYGGVSLLVKNMPVDDEKKYGAIKDNVFSLLQGCDARIQALDNLQSLALESQLVKRLSGQMSSMMSAVDVSYQGVMRDIADVVENMADGVEQSLQFLGMDERQESALQNIMETGIVETNRVFNEGIRVDEGLKVFLQKIDRVFADDHVDPQEVQALLDMMPKNS, from the coding sequence ATGACAACGCGATATAAGGCCGTGGTACTCAGCAAAACATCTGATGAGCAGTTAGGAGATCTGCTGGATGAAAAGTACCACTTACTGCAGGCGGACAGCCCCGTACAAACATTGCAGCTGGCACAGGAACATGACCTGAAGCTGATTCTGATTGATGGCAACAGCATTGCTGATGATGATGTCATCGGAATTTGCCGGGAGCTGAAAGATAACAGCGAACTGCCGGTGGTTGTGCTGGGACACGAAGAAACGCTGCAGCATAAATTAGACGCTTATGACGCCGGTTGTGATGATTATCTGTCACCGTCCATGATGTTCGAACTGAAGGCCCGTATTGACCGGGTACTGTTCAATAAAATTGCCAATGATCAGCTGAAAATGCAGCTGAAACAGGCCAACGAAATGGCCTTTATTGCGATGTCCGATACCTCCGATCTCGGGGTGAATATTCAGTTTCTGCTCGACGTAAACCGCTGCAACAATATTGATGAGCTGGGCATGCGCTTATTTCAGGCGTTGCAGAGTTACGGTATCAATTGCAGCCTGCAGATGCGCAGCCGCTATGGCGTAAAGAATATGGAAGCCAACGGCATGGCCAAGGATATGGAATCTGTGCTGATGAGCGAATGCAAAGATAAGGGCCGTTATGTCGATTTCGGCCGCCGCTCGATTATGAATTACGGTGGCGTATCGTTGCTGGTTAAAAATATGCCGGTGGATGATGAGAAAAAATACGGCGCCATTAAAGATAATGTGTTTTCGCTGCTGCAGGGCTGTGATGCACGGATTCAGGCGCTGGATAACCTGCAATCGCTGGCTCTGGAGAGCCAGCTGGTAAAGCGCCTCAGTGGCCAGATGAGCTCCATGATGTCGGCGGTGGATGTGTCTTATCAGGGAGTGATGCGGGATATTGCCGATGTGGTTGAAAACATGGCTGACGGTGTGGAGCAGAGTCTGCAGTTTCTGGGCATGGATGAGCGTCAGGAATCAGCGCTGCAAAATATTATGGAAACAGGGATCGTTGAAACCAACCGCGTATTTAATGAAGGTATCCGGGTTGATGAAGGGCTGAAAGTTTTCCTGCAGAAAATTGACCGGGTGTTTGCCGATGATCACGTTGATCCGCAGGAAGTTCAGGCATTGCTGGATATGATGCCGAAAAACAGTTAA
- a CDS encoding LuxR C-terminal-related transcriptional regulator translates to MVFTAKPDSSQSPWLESLDQKAVAAWVALKCRRPEASVHALDRAPLLLNALKQTRVVWVNAPAGYGKTALLADAARQAERDGTSVIWLTLDSRDTPDAFFLRHFLEAAERQLPGVATDALAHWYETGRRGHVDVEQVLLLWLQELASFERPLLLCFDDVHSLQDSDSWQVLNLIVEQLPAGVSMVLASRYIPNHLGRLRLNPALGWLGISELSFSDDETQQLLLLHGVDISPQQVQQLIQRLAGWPAGLAIWLACYRAAGRPLEPAVQLAQQELSDYLLGETLHRLPADLQQFVQQAAVLGSFNEELLQHCTGSAEYHQPLQQALRLNLFIEPQLNRPGWFRMHPVMAELLARQLPQQERSRLHHLAYNWLSEQRQPVTALHHARAAGLSREVQGWVERESEAILGNLDIAGLLSWFELLGDELLYSSPRLMAIAAWSWLLTHQREKAEAMINRLLQRQCLADFEEAALQGYLARLKGLLNQAEPLCKQALENLPSARFTLRILMSSTLAQLRLAQNDADGARIWNRLAQDLARQNNAPAMEALALFDYARIELNRGHIAHSREIVERGLALLGDYSEHGGLLPRGRLLLYRGVLRWLGGADDALLDETLQQGIAASTQVHDVSVCYGYAIMALRYTTAGDYAAALNALASAERLMQRWQVEADSYQWLMAVKANVWISQGKLSRAQDCLEQLLQGQSCAQLPRPELFPMLPALAVATQARLYLLAGKSADCLSEIDGWLRLRNSNLSVMLLQLLRGAALRAQNQHSESQQIFLQSGRVLQREGIGLDLFSWVPNLSDSLPQPQESEAPEISSGLSERELEVLRKIAQGLSNQEIADQLFISLHTVKTHARKINVKLAAKSRTQAIHRAQELRLI, encoded by the coding sequence ATGGTGTTTACAGCAAAGCCCGACAGCTCACAGTCGCCCTGGCTGGAATCCCTCGATCAGAAAGCCGTCGCAGCCTGGGTCGCCCTTAAGTGCCGCCGCCCGGAAGCTTCCGTCCATGCCCTTGATCGTGCGCCACTTCTGCTTAATGCCCTGAAGCAAACCCGGGTTGTCTGGGTTAATGCGCCCGCCGGTTACGGTAAGACAGCTTTGCTGGCCGATGCCGCACGGCAGGCTGAGCGCGATGGTACCTCTGTGATCTGGCTGACCCTCGACAGCCGTGATACCCCTGATGCTTTTTTCCTGCGCCATTTTCTTGAAGCCGCTGAACGCCAGTTGCCCGGCGTCGCTACCGATGCATTAGCGCATTGGTATGAGACCGGCCGCCGCGGGCACGTTGATGTCGAACAGGTGCTTCTGCTCTGGTTGCAGGAGCTGGCCAGCTTCGAACGCCCGCTGCTGTTGTGCTTTGACGATGTTCACAGTCTGCAGGACAGCGACAGCTGGCAGGTGCTGAACCTGATTGTTGAACAGCTGCCTGCTGGCGTCAGTATGGTGCTGGCTTCGCGTTATATCCCTAATCATCTTGGCCGTTTACGGCTGAACCCGGCGCTGGGCTGGCTTGGTATCAGTGAGCTTTCTTTCAGTGATGATGAGACTCAGCAACTGTTGTTACTGCATGGTGTGGATATCAGTCCGCAGCAGGTGCAGCAGCTGATTCAGCGACTGGCCGGCTGGCCCGCTGGTCTGGCGATATGGCTGGCCTGTTACCGCGCTGCCGGGCGGCCGCTGGAGCCGGCAGTCCAGTTGGCGCAGCAGGAACTGAGTGATTATCTGCTGGGTGAAACATTGCATCGTTTACCGGCCGATCTGCAGCAATTTGTGCAGCAGGCGGCGGTGCTGGGCAGTTTTAATGAAGAGCTGCTGCAGCACTGCACCGGCTCGGCGGAATATCACCAGCCACTGCAGCAGGCGCTGCGGCTGAATCTGTTTATTGAGCCACAGCTGAACCGCCCCGGCTGGTTCCGCATGCATCCGGTGATGGCTGAGCTGCTGGCGCGGCAGTTGCCGCAGCAGGAGCGCAGCCGTCTGCATCATCTGGCTTATAACTGGCTGAGTGAACAGCGTCAGCCGGTAACCGCATTACATCATGCCCGTGCGGCGGGTCTCAGTCGTGAGGTTCAGGGCTGGGTAGAGCGTGAGTCCGAGGCGATCCTGGGGAATCTGGATATCGCCGGTCTGCTGTCCTGGTTTGAGTTACTGGGTGACGAGCTGCTGTATTCATCACCGCGTCTGATGGCCATTGCTGCCTGGTCGTGGCTGCTGACCCATCAGCGCGAAAAAGCGGAAGCGATGATTAATCGCCTGCTGCAGCGCCAGTGTCTGGCGGATTTCGAAGAGGCGGCGTTGCAGGGCTATCTGGCGCGTCTGAAAGGGCTGCTGAATCAGGCCGAACCTTTGTGTAAGCAGGCACTGGAAAATCTGCCGTCGGCACGTTTTACCTTGCGCATTCTGATGAGTTCAACACTGGCGCAGCTGCGTCTGGCGCAGAACGATGCCGATGGTGCGCGTATCTGGAACCGTCTGGCGCAGGATCTGGCGCGGCAGAATAATGCTCCGGCGATGGAAGCACTGGCGTTGTTTGATTATGCCCGTATTGAGCTGAACCGGGGGCATATTGCTCACAGCCGCGAAATTGTTGAGCGCGGCCTTGCATTGCTGGGTGACTATAGCGAACACGGAGGCTTGCTGCCGCGTGGCCGCCTGCTGCTGTATCGCGGCGTTTTGCGTTGGCTGGGAGGCGCTGATGATGCCCTTCTGGATGAAACCCTGCAGCAGGGTATCGCCGCCAGCACTCAGGTGCATGATGTTTCTGTGTGTTATGGCTACGCCATTATGGCGTTGCGTTACACCACGGCCGGTGACTATGCGGCGGCACTGAATGCCCTGGCCAGTGCCGAACGCCTGATGCAGCGCTGGCAGGTGGAAGCCGACAGCTATCAGTGGCTGATGGCGGTTAAAGCCAATGTGTGGATCTCGCAGGGCAAGCTCAGCCGGGCTCAGGATTGTCTGGAACAGTTGTTACAGGGGCAGAGCTGTGCGCAGCTGCCCCGTCCGGAACTGTTCCCCATGCTGCCTGCACTGGCCGTTGCGACTCAGGCGCGGTTATATCTGCTGGCCGGTAAGTCTGCGGACTGTCTGAGTGAAATTGATGGCTGGCTGCGCTTACGCAACAGCAACCTGAGTGTCATGCTGCTGCAGTTACTGCGTGGCGCAGCACTGCGTGCCCAGAATCAGCACTCCGAAAGCCAGCAGATTTTTCTGCAGTCCGGACGCGTGCTGCAGCGCGAAGGGATTGGCCTCGATCTATTCAGCTGGGTACCGAATCTCAGTGATTCTCTGCCGCAGCCTCAGGAAAGTGAAGCACCGGAGATCAGCTCGGGCCTCAGTGAGCGTGAGCTGGAAGTGCTGCGCAAGATTGCCCAGGGGTTGTCCAATCAGGAAATTGCCGATCAGCTGTTTATTTCCCTGCATACGGTGAAAACCCACGCCCGTAAAATTAACGTTAAGCTCGCCGCCAAGAGCCGTACTCAGGCCATTCATCGCGCGCAAGAATTACGCCTTATCTGA
- a CDS encoding PepSY domain-containing protein, with protein MKTSTRRQLRFWLHKWHRRAGLLAALIVILVTLTGLLLNHIAATGLDRLYPQNSLILTPYQHALSRPQGFAVDAHWLWSADGQLRLDQQVLTGCRQLQGYARGDDSQFVDCSSQWLLLDNNHQLLEVLEPSLFSEEPVTAVVWQGDAYLLQIGQNWFALDLLSYQLTAAAAPAANAEPLQVLPLQLAVARNESISWQRVLLDLHSGRWFGSWGVWVVDAAALILLFLALSGAWIWFSRKRGF; from the coding sequence ATGAAAACCTCCACTAGACGCCAACTCCGATTCTGGCTGCACAAATGGCATCGCCGTGCCGGCCTGCTGGCGGCGCTGATTGTTATTCTGGTCACCCTGACCGGGCTGTTGCTGAATCATATTGCTGCCACCGGCCTCGATCGTCTTTATCCTCAGAACTCACTGATTCTTACGCCTTACCAGCATGCGCTCAGTCGCCCACAGGGCTTTGCCGTAGACGCTCACTGGTTGTGGAGCGCCGATGGCCAGTTACGCCTCGATCAGCAGGTGTTAACCGGGTGTCGCCAGTTACAGGGCTATGCACGCGGCGATGATTCACAGTTTGTCGATTGCAGCAGCCAGTGGCTGTTGCTGGATAACAATCATCAGCTGCTGGAAGTGCTTGAACCCTCGCTGTTCAGTGAAGAGCCGGTCACGGCGGTGGTCTGGCAGGGCGATGCCTATCTGCTGCAGATTGGCCAGAACTGGTTTGCACTGGACCTGCTCAGCTATCAGCTGACGGCGGCTGCGGCACCTGCTGCAAATGCTGAACCCCTGCAGGTTTTACCGCTACAACTGGCAGTGGCCCGTAATGAATCCATCAGCTGGCAGCGGGTGTTGCTCGATCTGCATTCCGGTCGCTGGTTTGGCAGCTGGGGTGTCTGGGTGGTTGATGCTGCCGCACTGATTCTGCTGTTTCTGGCATTATCCGGAGCCTGGATCTGGTTCAGCCGTAAACGCGGGTTCTGA
- a CDS encoding porin encodes MKTRALLLAAAITSSNLALADDNAQLKAEIEALKAQLNSLADTVEQQGAASQNSGVNIGGYGEMHLNLANGKGNEIDYHRFVLFFSKEFNERTRFFSEFELEHSLAGDGKPGEVELEQAYIEYDLNANTRAKAGLFLIPVGILNETHEPDTFYGVERNSVENKIIPTTWWEGGAGLSGKIADGLSYDVAMHSGLESLDGNLRSGRQKVAEAKANKAAYTARVKYTAVPGLELAATLQYQDDLLQGNGPKEIGARLIETHAIYQNNGFELRTLYAQWDLDKDINTVTSGASKQTGFYVEPSYRMNDVGVFYRNSGWDTNAGDRTDSKFERHDVGVNYWLAETVVFKADYYRQKEAGDLAATGYNLGVGYSF; translated from the coding sequence ATGAAAACCCGTGCTCTGCTGCTGGCTGCTGCCATCACTTCATCCAATCTGGCTCTGGCCGATGATAACGCTCAGCTGAAGGCTGAAATTGAAGCGCTGAAAGCGCAGCTGAACAGTCTGGCTGATACCGTTGAACAGCAGGGTGCTGCCAGCCAGAACAGTGGTGTAAATATCGGTGGTTACGGTGAAATGCACCTGAATCTGGCGAATGGTAAAGGCAACGAAATTGATTACCACCGCTTTGTGCTGTTCTTCAGCAAAGAATTCAACGAGCGCACCCGCTTCTTCTCTGAGTTTGAACTGGAGCACAGCCTGGCTGGTGATGGTAAACCGGGTGAAGTGGAGCTGGAGCAGGCCTATATCGAATATGACCTGAACGCCAATACCCGCGCTAAAGCCGGTCTGTTCCTGATTCCTGTTGGTATCCTCAACGAAACCCATGAACCGGATACCTTCTACGGTGTTGAGCGTAACAGCGTTGAGAACAAAATCATTCCGACCACCTGGTGGGAAGGTGGTGCAGGTCTGAGCGGCAAAATCGCCGATGGTCTGAGCTACGATGTGGCCATGCACTCTGGCCTGGAAAGCCTGGATGGCAATCTGCGCAGCGGTCGTCAGAAAGTTGCCGAAGCAAAAGCCAATAAAGCCGCCTACACTGCGCGCGTTAAATACACCGCGGTACCGGGTCTGGAACTGGCTGCAACCCTGCAGTATCAGGACGACCTGCTGCAGGGCAATGGTCCAAAAGAAATCGGCGCGCGCCTGATCGAAACCCATGCGATCTATCAGAACAACGGTTTTGAACTGCGTACACTCTATGCGCAATGGGATCTGGATAAAGATATCAACACCGTCACTTCGGGTGCTTCCAAGCAGACCGGTTTTTATGTTGAGCCTTCTTATCGCATGAACGATGTCGGTGTGTTCTACCGTAACAGCGGCTGGGATACCAATGCCGGTGACCGTACAGACTCCAAGTTCGAGCGTCACGATGTGGGCGTGAATTACTGGCTGGCCGAAACCGTGGTATTCAAAGCCGATTACTACCGCCAGAAAGAAGCGGGTGATCTGGCCGCCACCGGTTATAACCTGGGTGTAGGTTACAGCTTCTGA
- the grxD gene encoding Grx4 family monothiol glutaredoxin, with translation MDIMQVIKDQIENNDILLYMKGSPNQPMCGFSARTVQAVMECGQKFAYVDILSNPEIRTNLPVYANWPTFPQLWVKGELIGGCDIVTEMHAKGELKPLLEEAAPQA, from the coding sequence ATGGATATCATGCAGGTCATCAAAGACCAGATCGAAAACAACGACATTCTGCTGTACATGAAAGGCTCACCAAACCAGCCAATGTGCGGTTTCTCTGCCCGTACTGTGCAGGCGGTTATGGAATGTGGTCAGAAGTTTGCGTATGTGGATATTCTTTCCAATCCGGAAATCCGCACCAACCTGCCGGTTTACGCTAACTGGCCAACCTTCCCGCAGCTGTGGGTGAAAGGTGAGCTGATCGGTGGTTGCGATATCGTCACCGAGATGCACGCCAAAGGTGAACTCAAGCCTTTGCTGGAAGAAGCGGCGCCACAGGCATAA
- a CDS encoding FMN-binding protein, whose translation MRSVRVVLPLILLLSSAVALGKGTYLTLPQLLSDWFPAGQEARTLWLTTEQKDLAREHIRYDLRQARVKYWTHNGHNLWVLSEIGKEKPITFAVLTHKGVIERIDVMVFREIRGDEIRLPAFTAQFARLQLTDNGELSGNIDGISGATYSVRSMEKVAKLALLLDRWTATPDENLH comes from the coding sequence ATGCGGTCTGTGCGCGTTGTTCTGCCTCTGATATTGCTGCTGTCCAGCGCTGTTGCGCTGGGTAAAGGCACTTATCTGACCCTGCCACAGTTGCTGAGCGACTGGTTTCCGGCAGGGCAGGAAGCGCGCACACTGTGGCTCACCACTGAGCAGAAAGATCTGGCCCGTGAGCATATCCGTTACGACCTGCGCCAGGCGCGGGTTAAATACTGGACGCATAACGGCCACAATTTATGGGTGCTGAGTGAAATCGGCAAAGAAAAACCCATCACCTTTGCGGTGCTGACCCACAAGGGTGTGATCGAGCGGATTGACGTTATGGTGTTCCGCGAAATCCGCGGCGATGAGATCCGTTTGCCGGCCTTTACCGCCCAGTTTGCCAGACTGCAGTTAACCGATAATGGTGAGCTGAGTGGCAATATCGACGGTATTTCCGGCGCCACCTACTCGGTGCGCAGCATGGAGAAAGTTGCTAAACTCGCGCTCCTTCTCGATCGCTGGACAGCCACGCCGGATGAAAACCTCCACTAG
- a CDS encoding LysR family transcriptional regulator, with the protein MLIGKREEFDLNEMAIFVHVVEAGSFTGAAKNLGLPKSTVSRKITQLEERLGVRLIQRTTRSLRLTDTGNAYYNHCARILSEIEEANIAVTQMQSTPTGTLRITAPVLFGSTVLSSLVAEFMEQHPQVMVDLVLSDQRLDLVQEGIDVAFRIGQLEDSSLIGRYLGDVRAILCASPEYLERHGMPEHPEQLHEHRLLTGSQWLQWPMSGPQEEQYTVQVKPRLQVNDFASLYALTLSGAGISPVPMLIAAPAIRAGNLVPVLCDWPFEASPIHALYPSNRHLSAKVRSFVDFVIDSIRPNPPWEVELLDSACPRTDKGKNITGDKPAVH; encoded by the coding sequence ATGTTGATTGGTAAGCGTGAAGAATTTGACCTGAACGAGATGGCTATTTTCGTTCATGTTGTAGAAGCCGGCAGCTTTACCGGAGCCGCCAAAAACCTCGGTTTGCCCAAGTCCACGGTCAGCCGCAAGATTACCCAGCTGGAAGAGCGCCTCGGTGTGCGACTGATTCAGCGTACCACCCGCAGTCTGCGCCTGACCGATACCGGCAACGCTTACTACAACCACTGTGCGCGTATTCTCAGCGAAATTGAAGAAGCCAATATCGCCGTTACCCAGATGCAGAGCACGCCAACGGGAACCCTGCGTATCACCGCACCGGTCCTGTTCGGCTCGACCGTATTGTCGAGCCTGGTGGCTGAATTTATGGAGCAGCACCCACAGGTAATGGTTGATCTGGTCTTATCTGATCAGCGTCTGGACCTGGTGCAGGAAGGGATCGACGTCGCATTCCGTATTGGCCAGCTGGAAGACTCCTCGCTGATTGGCCGCTATCTCGGTGATGTCCGCGCCATTCTGTGCGCAAGCCCGGAATACCTTGAGCGTCATGGCATGCCTGAACATCCTGAACAGCTGCATGAGCACCGCCTGCTGACCGGCTCACAATGGCTGCAGTGGCCAATGAGCGGCCCGCAGGAAGAACAATACACCGTGCAGGTTAAGCCAAGATTGCAGGTTAATGATTTTGCCAGCCTGTATGCCCTGACATTATCCGGAGCCGGCATTTCCCCGGTACCGATGCTGATTGCCGCGCCGGCCATCCGCGCCGGTAATCTGGTGCCTGTTCTCTGTGACTGGCCGTTTGAAGCCAGCCCGATTCATGCCCTGTACCCGAGCAACCGTCACCTGTCTGCCAAAGTACGCAGCTTCGTCGACTTTGTGATCGACAGCATTCGTCCGAATCCGCCCTGGGAAGTTGAACTGCTGGATAGTGCCTGCCCCAGAACAGACAAGGGTAAAAACATTACCGGGGATAAACCAGCCGTACACTGA
- a CDS encoding GNAT family N-acetyltransferase has product MRDLSFRPCVANDVSTAVPLIYSSGPGAFDYVFCSRHAREAQDFLQQAFINGRSEFGFQQHLAAVLDGEVVGVGALRTQPESAGFMLAALRDIGSFYAAAQIPGVIYRGLRTERVIRPPQANRGLIYQLGVKPQMRGRGIGEQLVQQLILRAQTLALTHVALDVADNNPRARALYLRLGFKPRVIRHGGFQSAFGGVGSHEYMEKPIG; this is encoded by the coding sequence ATGCGTGATCTGAGCTTCCGTCCCTGTGTTGCCAACGATGTCAGCACTGCTGTGCCATTAATTTACAGCTCCGGTCCCGGTGCTTTTGACTATGTATTCTGTAGTCGCCATGCGCGCGAAGCGCAGGATTTTCTGCAGCAGGCGTTTATTAATGGCCGTTCGGAGTTTGGTTTTCAGCAGCATCTGGCTGCCGTTCTGGATGGCGAAGTTGTGGGCGTTGGGGCATTACGAACCCAGCCTGAAAGTGCAGGCTTCATGCTTGCAGCGTTGCGGGATATCGGCAGTTTTTACGCTGCCGCCCAGATACCGGGTGTTATTTACCGCGGACTGCGCACTGAGCGGGTAATCCGTCCGCCACAGGCCAACCGGGGCTTAATTTACCAGTTAGGGGTAAAACCGCAGATGCGTGGTCGTGGTATTGGTGAGCAGCTGGTGCAGCAACTGATTCTGCGGGCGCAGACTCTGGCTCTGACCCATGTTGCTCTGGATGTTGCCGATAATAATCCGCGGGCGCGGGCGTTATATCTGCGTTTGGGCTTTAAGCCGCGGGTCATCCGTCATGGGGGCTTTCAGTCCGCTTTCGGCGGTGTTGGCAGCCATGAATATATGGAAAAGCCCATCGGTTGA